A part of Anolis carolinensis isolate JA03-04 unplaced genomic scaffold, rAnoCar3.1.pri scaffold_10, whole genome shotgun sequence genomic DNA contains:
- the epb41 gene encoding protein 4.1 isoform X19 — MTTEKNLSAEAETPKQQPSKEEEVAAKSGTQEASLEKAPERENQSKKKSKASDSGTPTREDQSKNKERTSESRGLSRLFSSFLKRPKSQVSEEEGNETEAKEHGEGDQKEADLDADLNEEILLKAPIAAPEPELRTDPSLDLHSLSSAETQPAQEDRREDQDTENRDFETKEEDEQVKCSNTEEKKGNTRVKADKEVKGVQKTTRRPRNSMHCKITLLDDTLFECSLDKHAKGQDLLKKVCDHLNLLEEDYFGLAIWDTPTSKIWMDAAKEIKRQVHGGPWDFTFNVKFYPPDPAQLTEDITRYYLCLQLRKDIISGRLPCSFATLALLGSYTIQSELGDYDPDLHSADYVTEFKLAPNQTKDLEDKVMELHKTYRSMTPAQADLEFLENAKKLSMYGVDLHQAKDLEGVDITLGVCSSGLLVYKDKLRINRFPWPKVLKISYKRSSFFIKIRPGEQEQYESTIGFKLPSYRAAKKLWKVCVEHHTFFRLTSTEAIPKSRFLVLGSKFRYSGRTQAQTRQASALIDRPAPQFERTASKRASRSLDGVAVVTPDRSPRPTSAPAIAQSHLAEPTSPPVPDNKEPAVTKPEKETTRKEVKVEEAPAEKSKAELTEGVQQRAEKEEEPIRMRKKRSKRLDGENIYIRHSNLMLEDLDKTQEEIKKHHANISELKKNFMESVPEPRPSEWDKRLSTHSPFRTLNINGQIPSGVEGVKKATFQSYERKHPSYFFPATHYLGVCKDPVPEYQTNNRKLTQLNELRAKFFLS, encoded by the exons ATGACGACCGAAAAGAACTTATCAGCAGAGGCTGAAACTCCTAAGCAGCAGCCGTCAAAAGAAGAGGAGGTAGCTGCCAAGAGtggaacacaggaagcttccttgGAGAAAGCACCTGAGAGAGAGAATCAATCCAAAAAGAAGTCTAAAGCATCGGATAGTGGCACTCCCACACGAGAAGaccaaagcaaaaacaaagagCGCACTTCTGAAAGCCGAGGTCTGTCCCGGCTGTTTTCATCATTCCTCAAGAGGCCCAAGTCTCAGGTCTCCGAGGAAGAAGGCAACGAGACAGAAGCAAAGGAACACGGTGAAGGAGACCAGAAAGAGGCAGATCTTGATGCTGATCTCAATGAAGAGATTCTGCTGAAAGCCCCAATTGCAGCTCCCGAGCCTGAGCTCAGAACTGACCCATCTTTAGATCTTCACTCACTTAGCAGTGCAGAAACACAG CCAGCTCAGGAAGACAGGAGAGAAGATCAAGATACAGAGAATAGAGATTTTGAAACTAAGGAGGAGGACGAACAGGTGAAGTGCTCCAATACGGAAGAGAAAAAAGGCAACACCAGGGTGAAAGCTGACAAAGAAGTAAAAGGTGTTCAGAAAACAACAAGAAGACCCAGAAACAGCATGCATTGCAAGATTACTTTATTGGATGACACACTTTTTGAATGTTCTTTGGAT AAACATGCCAAAGGGCAGGATCTCCTTAAGAAAGTATGTGATCACCTCAATCTTTTGGAAGAAGACTATTTTGGACTGGCCATATGGGATACCCCAACCTCCAAG ATCTGGATGGATGCTGCCAAAGAGATTAAAAGACAGGTTCATG GAGGCCCCTGGGATTTTACCTTTAATGTCAAGTTTTATCCTCCAGATCCAGCTCAGCTGACAGAGGATATAACAAG ATACTACTTGTGTCTGCAACTAAGGAAAGACATCATCAGCGGTCGACTTCCTTGCTCTTTTGCCACGTTAGCTTTGCTGGGTTCTTACACAATCCAGTCTGAGCTAGGAGACTACGACCCAGATCTCCATAGTGCAGATTATGTCACTGAATTCAAGCTGGCCCCAAACCAGACAAAGGATCTGGAAGACAAGGTTATGGAGCTACATAAAACATACAG atCTATGACTCCAGCTCAAGCTGATCTTGAGTTTCTTGAGAATGCCAAAAAGCTATCCATGTATGGAGTTGATCTTCATCAAGCCaag GACCTTGAAGGTGTGGATATCACTTTGGGCGTCTGTTCCAGCGGCCTCCTTGTCTACAAAGACAAATTGCGAATCAACCGTTTCCCTTGGCCTAAAGTATTGAAGATTTCGTACAAGCGCAGCAGCTTTTTTATCAAGATCCGGCCTGGCGAG CAAGAACAATACGAAAGCACAATTGGATTCAAGCTTCCTAGTTATCGGGCGGCAAAGAAACTCTGGAAGGTCTGTGTTGAGCATCACACATTTTTCAG GTTAACCTCCACCGAAGCCATTCCCAAGAGCAGGTTCCTGGTGCTGGGCTCCAAGTTCCGTTACAGCGGCCGGACACAAGCGCAGACGAGGCAAGCCAGCGCTCTGATTGACAGGCCCGCACCTCAGTTTGAGCGGACAGCAAGTAAGAGGGCCTCTCGAAGCCTCGATGGTG TAGCAGTGGTTACACCTGACCGAAGCCCACGCCCGACGTCTGCGCCAGCCATTGCTCAGAGTCACTTGGCTGAGCCAACGTCACCTCCTGTACCTGATAACAAGGAACCAGCAGTCACTAAACCTGAGAAGGAAACCACTAGGAAAGAAGTAAAAGTAGAAGAAGCTCCAGCAGAGAAATCAAAAGCAGAGTTAACCGAAGGAGTCCAG CAGCGtgcagaaaaagaggaagaaccaATAAGAATGAGGAAG AAAAGATCAAAGAGGCTAGATGGTGAAAACATTTATATAAGGCATAGCAATTTAATGTTGGAG GATCTAGATAAAACTCAAGAGGAGATAAAGAAGCACCATGCAAACATCAGTGAGCTGAAAAAGAACTTCATGGAATCTGTTCCTGAGCCTCGGCCAAGTGAATGGGACAAGCGCTTATCCACTCATTCTCCCTTCAGGACCCTTAACATCAATGGGCAGATTCCTTCAGGAGTAGAAGGA GTCAAGAAAGCCACATTTCAGTCCTATGAGAGAAAG CACCCCAGCTACTTTTTCCCCGCAACCCATTACTTAGGGGTGTGCAAAGACCCTGTCCCCGAATATCAAACTAATAATAGAAAATTGACTCAACTGAACGAGC
- the epb41 gene encoding protein 4.1 isoform X15 produces the protein MTTEKNLSAEAETPKQQPSKEEEVAAKSGTQEASLEKAPERENQSKKKSKASDSGTPTREDQSKNKERTSESRGLSRLFSSFLKRPKSQVSEEEGNETEAKEHGEGDQKEADLDADLNEEILLKAPIAAPEPELRTDPSLDLHSLSSAETQPAQEDRREDQDTENRDFETKEEDEQVKCSNTEEKKGNTRVKADKEVKGVQKTTRRPRNSMHCKITLLDDTLFECSLDKHAKGQDLLKKVCDHLNLLEEDYFGLAIWDTPTSKIWMDAAKEIKRQVHGGPWDFTFNVKFYPPDPAQLTEDITRYYLCLQLRKDIISGRLPCSFATLALLGSYTIQSELGDYDPDLHSADYVTEFKLAPNQTKDLEDKVMELHKTYRSMTPAQADLEFLENAKKLSMYGVDLHQAKDLEGVDITLGVCSSGLLVYKDKLRINRFPWPKVLKISYKRSSFFIKIRPGEQEQYESTIGFKLPSYRAAKKLWKVCVEHHTFFRLTSTEAIPKSRFLVLGSKFRYSGRTQAQTRQASALIDRPAPQFERTASKRASRSLDGVAVVTPDRSPRPTSAPAIAQSHLAEPTSPPVPDNKEPAVTKPEKETTRKEVKVEEAPAEKSKAELTEGVQDLDKTQEEIKKHHANISELKKNFMESVPEPRPSEWDKRLSTHSPFRTLNINGQIPSGVEGVKKATFQSYERKVGGPEHPSYFFPATHYLGVCKDPVPEYQTNNRKLTQLNELRAKFFLS, from the exons ATGACGACCGAAAAGAACTTATCAGCAGAGGCTGAAACTCCTAAGCAGCAGCCGTCAAAAGAAGAGGAGGTAGCTGCCAAGAGtggaacacaggaagcttccttgGAGAAAGCACCTGAGAGAGAGAATCAATCCAAAAAGAAGTCTAAAGCATCGGATAGTGGCACTCCCACACGAGAAGaccaaagcaaaaacaaagagCGCACTTCTGAAAGCCGAGGTCTGTCCCGGCTGTTTTCATCATTCCTCAAGAGGCCCAAGTCTCAGGTCTCCGAGGAAGAAGGCAACGAGACAGAAGCAAAGGAACACGGTGAAGGAGACCAGAAAGAGGCAGATCTTGATGCTGATCTCAATGAAGAGATTCTGCTGAAAGCCCCAATTGCAGCTCCCGAGCCTGAGCTCAGAACTGACCCATCTTTAGATCTTCACTCACTTAGCAGTGCAGAAACACAG CCAGCTCAGGAAGACAGGAGAGAAGATCAAGATACAGAGAATAGAGATTTTGAAACTAAGGAGGAGGACGAACAGGTGAAGTGCTCCAATACGGAAGAGAAAAAAGGCAACACCAGGGTGAAAGCTGACAAAGAAGTAAAAGGTGTTCAGAAAACAACAAGAAGACCCAGAAACAGCATGCATTGCAAGATTACTTTATTGGATGACACACTTTTTGAATGTTCTTTGGAT AAACATGCCAAAGGGCAGGATCTCCTTAAGAAAGTATGTGATCACCTCAATCTTTTGGAAGAAGACTATTTTGGACTGGCCATATGGGATACCCCAACCTCCAAG ATCTGGATGGATGCTGCCAAAGAGATTAAAAGACAGGTTCATG GAGGCCCCTGGGATTTTACCTTTAATGTCAAGTTTTATCCTCCAGATCCAGCTCAGCTGACAGAGGATATAACAAG ATACTACTTGTGTCTGCAACTAAGGAAAGACATCATCAGCGGTCGACTTCCTTGCTCTTTTGCCACGTTAGCTTTGCTGGGTTCTTACACAATCCAGTCTGAGCTAGGAGACTACGACCCAGATCTCCATAGTGCAGATTATGTCACTGAATTCAAGCTGGCCCCAAACCAGACAAAGGATCTGGAAGACAAGGTTATGGAGCTACATAAAACATACAG atCTATGACTCCAGCTCAAGCTGATCTTGAGTTTCTTGAGAATGCCAAAAAGCTATCCATGTATGGAGTTGATCTTCATCAAGCCaag GACCTTGAAGGTGTGGATATCACTTTGGGCGTCTGTTCCAGCGGCCTCCTTGTCTACAAAGACAAATTGCGAATCAACCGTTTCCCTTGGCCTAAAGTATTGAAGATTTCGTACAAGCGCAGCAGCTTTTTTATCAAGATCCGGCCTGGCGAG CAAGAACAATACGAAAGCACAATTGGATTCAAGCTTCCTAGTTATCGGGCGGCAAAGAAACTCTGGAAGGTCTGTGTTGAGCATCACACATTTTTCAG GTTAACCTCCACCGAAGCCATTCCCAAGAGCAGGTTCCTGGTGCTGGGCTCCAAGTTCCGTTACAGCGGCCGGACACAAGCGCAGACGAGGCAAGCCAGCGCTCTGATTGACAGGCCCGCACCTCAGTTTGAGCGGACAGCAAGTAAGAGGGCCTCTCGAAGCCTCGATGGTG TAGCAGTGGTTACACCTGACCGAAGCCCACGCCCGACGTCTGCGCCAGCCATTGCTCAGAGTCACTTGGCTGAGCCAACGTCACCTCCTGTACCTGATAACAAGGAACCAGCAGTCACTAAACCTGAGAAGGAAACCACTAGGAAAGAAGTAAAAGTAGAAGAAGCTCCAGCAGAGAAATCAAAAGCAGAGTTAACCGAAGGAGTCCAG GATCTAGATAAAACTCAAGAGGAGATAAAGAAGCACCATGCAAACATCAGTGAGCTGAAAAAGAACTTCATGGAATCTGTTCCTGAGCCTCGGCCAAGTGAATGGGACAAGCGCTTATCCACTCATTCTCCCTTCAGGACCCTTAACATCAATGGGCAGATTCCTTCAGGAGTAGAAGGA GTCAAGAAAGCCACATTTCAGTCCTATGAGAGAAAGGTTGGTGGGCCAGAG CACCCCAGCTACTTTTTCCCCGCAACCCATTACTTAGGGGTGTGCAAAGACCCTGTCCCCGAATATCAAACTAATAATAGAAAATTGACTCAACTGAACGAGC
- the epb41 gene encoding protein 4.1 isoform X16 has product MTTEKNLSAEAETPKQQPSKEEEVAAKSGTQEASLEKAPERENQSKKKSKASDSGTPTREDQSKNKERTSESRGLSRLFSSFLKRPKSQVSEEEGNETEAKEHGEGDQKEADLDADLNEEILLKAPIAAPEPELRTDPSLDLHSLSSAETQPAQEDRREDQDTENRDFETKEEDEQVKCSNTEEKKGNTRVKADKEVKGVQKTTRRPRNSMHCKITLLDDTLFECSLDKHAKGQDLLKKVCDHLNLLEEDYFGLAIWDTPTSKIWMDAAKEIKRQVHGGPWDFTFNVKFYPPDPAQLTEDITRYYLCLQLRKDIISGRLPCSFATLALLGSYTIQSELGDYDPDLHSADYVTEFKLAPNQTKDLEDKVMELHKTYRSMTPAQADLEFLENAKKLSMYGVDLHQAKDLEGVDITLGVCSSGLLVYKDKLRINRFPWPKVLKISYKRSSFFIKIRPGEQEQYESTIGFKLPSYRAAKKLWKVCVEHHTFFRLTSTEAIPKSRFLVLGSKFRYSGRTQAQTRQASALIDRPAPQFERTASKRASRSLDGAVAVVTPDRSPRPTSAPAIAQSHLAEPTSPPVPDNKEPAVTKPEKETTRKEVKVEEAPAEKSKAELTEGVQQRAEKEEEPIRMRKKRSKRLDGENIYIRHSNLMLEDLDKTQEEIKKHHANISELKKNFMESVPEPRPSEWDKRLSTHSPFRTLNINGQIPSGVEGVKKATFQSYERKVGGPEHPSYFFPATHYLGVCKDPVPEYQTNNRKLTQLNELRAKFFLS; this is encoded by the exons ATGACGACCGAAAAGAACTTATCAGCAGAGGCTGAAACTCCTAAGCAGCAGCCGTCAAAAGAAGAGGAGGTAGCTGCCAAGAGtggaacacaggaagcttccttgGAGAAAGCACCTGAGAGAGAGAATCAATCCAAAAAGAAGTCTAAAGCATCGGATAGTGGCACTCCCACACGAGAAGaccaaagcaaaaacaaagagCGCACTTCTGAAAGCCGAGGTCTGTCCCGGCTGTTTTCATCATTCCTCAAGAGGCCCAAGTCTCAGGTCTCCGAGGAAGAAGGCAACGAGACAGAAGCAAAGGAACACGGTGAAGGAGACCAGAAAGAGGCAGATCTTGATGCTGATCTCAATGAAGAGATTCTGCTGAAAGCCCCAATTGCAGCTCCCGAGCCTGAGCTCAGAACTGACCCATCTTTAGATCTTCACTCACTTAGCAGTGCAGAAACACAG CCAGCTCAGGAAGACAGGAGAGAAGATCAAGATACAGAGAATAGAGATTTTGAAACTAAGGAGGAGGACGAACAGGTGAAGTGCTCCAATACGGAAGAGAAAAAAGGCAACACCAGGGTGAAAGCTGACAAAGAAGTAAAAGGTGTTCAGAAAACAACAAGAAGACCCAGAAACAGCATGCATTGCAAGATTACTTTATTGGATGACACACTTTTTGAATGTTCTTTGGAT AAACATGCCAAAGGGCAGGATCTCCTTAAGAAAGTATGTGATCACCTCAATCTTTTGGAAGAAGACTATTTTGGACTGGCCATATGGGATACCCCAACCTCCAAG ATCTGGATGGATGCTGCCAAAGAGATTAAAAGACAGGTTCATG GAGGCCCCTGGGATTTTACCTTTAATGTCAAGTTTTATCCTCCAGATCCAGCTCAGCTGACAGAGGATATAACAAG ATACTACTTGTGTCTGCAACTAAGGAAAGACATCATCAGCGGTCGACTTCCTTGCTCTTTTGCCACGTTAGCTTTGCTGGGTTCTTACACAATCCAGTCTGAGCTAGGAGACTACGACCCAGATCTCCATAGTGCAGATTATGTCACTGAATTCAAGCTGGCCCCAAACCAGACAAAGGATCTGGAAGACAAGGTTATGGAGCTACATAAAACATACAG atCTATGACTCCAGCTCAAGCTGATCTTGAGTTTCTTGAGAATGCCAAAAAGCTATCCATGTATGGAGTTGATCTTCATCAAGCCaag GACCTTGAAGGTGTGGATATCACTTTGGGCGTCTGTTCCAGCGGCCTCCTTGTCTACAAAGACAAATTGCGAATCAACCGTTTCCCTTGGCCTAAAGTATTGAAGATTTCGTACAAGCGCAGCAGCTTTTTTATCAAGATCCGGCCTGGCGAG CAAGAACAATACGAAAGCACAATTGGATTCAAGCTTCCTAGTTATCGGGCGGCAAAGAAACTCTGGAAGGTCTGTGTTGAGCATCACACATTTTTCAG GTTAACCTCCACCGAAGCCATTCCCAAGAGCAGGTTCCTGGTGCTGGGCTCCAAGTTCCGTTACAGCGGCCGGACACAAGCGCAGACGAGGCAAGCCAGCGCTCTGATTGACAGGCCCGCACCTCAGTTTGAGCGGACAGCAAGTAAGAGGGCCTCTCGAAGCCTCGATGGTG CAGTAGCAGTGGTTACACCTGACCGAAGCCCACGCCCGACGTCTGCGCCAGCCATTGCTCAGAGTCACTTGGCTGAGCCAACGTCACCTCCTGTACCTGATAACAAGGAACCAGCAGTCACTAAACCTGAGAAGGAAACCACTAGGAAAGAAGTAAAAGTAGAAGAAGCTCCAGCAGAGAAATCAAAAGCAGAGTTAACCGAAGGAGTCCAG CAGCGtgcagaaaaagaggaagaaccaATAAGAATGAGGAAG AAAAGATCAAAGAGGCTAGATGGTGAAAACATTTATATAAGGCATAGCAATTTAATGTTGGAG GATCTAGATAAAACTCAAGAGGAGATAAAGAAGCACCATGCAAACATCAGTGAGCTGAAAAAGAACTTCATGGAATCTGTTCCTGAGCCTCGGCCAAGTGAATGGGACAAGCGCTTATCCACTCATTCTCCCTTCAGGACCCTTAACATCAATGGGCAGATTCCTTCAGGAGTAGAAGGA GTCAAGAAAGCCACATTTCAGTCCTATGAGAGAAAGGTTGGTGGGCCAGAG CACCCCAGCTACTTTTTCCCCGCAACCCATTACTTAGGGGTGTGCAAAGACCCTGTCCCCGAATATCAAACTAATAATAGAAAATTGACTCAACTGAACGAGC
- the epb41 gene encoding protein 4.1 isoform X17 codes for MTTEKNLSAEAETPKQQPSKEEEVAAKSGTQEASLEKAPERENQSKKKSKASDSGTPTREDQSKNKERTSESRGLSRLFSSFLKRPKSQVSEEEGNETEAKEHGEGDQKEADLDADLNEEILLKAPIAAPEPELRTDPSLDLHSLSSAETQPAQEDRREDQDTENRDFETKEEDEQVKCSNTEEKKGNTRVKADKEVKGVQKTTRRPRNSMHCKITLLDDTLFECSLDKHAKGQDLLKKVCDHLNLLEEDYFGLAIWDTPTSKIWMDAAKEIKRQVHGGPWDFTFNVKFYPPDPAQLTEDITRYYLCLQLRKDIISGRLPCSFATLALLGSYTIQSELGDYDPDLHSADYVTEFKLAPNQTKDLEDKVMELHKTYRSMTPAQADLEFLENAKKLSMYGVDLHQAKDLEGVDITLGVCSSGLLVYKDKLRINRFPWPKVLKISYKRSSFFIKIRPGEQEQYESTIGFKLPSYRAAKKLWKVCVEHHTFFRLTSTEAIPKSRFLVLGSKFRYSGRTQAQTRQASALIDRPAPQFERTASKRASRSLDGVAVVTPDRSPRPTSAPAIAQSHLAEPTSPPVPDNKEPAVTKPEKETTRKEVKVEEAPAEKSKAELTEGVQQRAEKEEEPIRMRKKRSKRLDGENIYIRHSNLMLEDLDKTQEEIKKHHANISELKKNFMESVPEPRPSEWDKRLSTHSPFRTLNINGQIPSGVEGVKKATFQSYERKVGGPEHPSYFFPATHYLGVCKDPVPEYQTNNRKLTQLNELRAKFFLS; via the exons ATGACGACCGAAAAGAACTTATCAGCAGAGGCTGAAACTCCTAAGCAGCAGCCGTCAAAAGAAGAGGAGGTAGCTGCCAAGAGtggaacacaggaagcttccttgGAGAAAGCACCTGAGAGAGAGAATCAATCCAAAAAGAAGTCTAAAGCATCGGATAGTGGCACTCCCACACGAGAAGaccaaagcaaaaacaaagagCGCACTTCTGAAAGCCGAGGTCTGTCCCGGCTGTTTTCATCATTCCTCAAGAGGCCCAAGTCTCAGGTCTCCGAGGAAGAAGGCAACGAGACAGAAGCAAAGGAACACGGTGAAGGAGACCAGAAAGAGGCAGATCTTGATGCTGATCTCAATGAAGAGATTCTGCTGAAAGCCCCAATTGCAGCTCCCGAGCCTGAGCTCAGAACTGACCCATCTTTAGATCTTCACTCACTTAGCAGTGCAGAAACACAG CCAGCTCAGGAAGACAGGAGAGAAGATCAAGATACAGAGAATAGAGATTTTGAAACTAAGGAGGAGGACGAACAGGTGAAGTGCTCCAATACGGAAGAGAAAAAAGGCAACACCAGGGTGAAAGCTGACAAAGAAGTAAAAGGTGTTCAGAAAACAACAAGAAGACCCAGAAACAGCATGCATTGCAAGATTACTTTATTGGATGACACACTTTTTGAATGTTCTTTGGAT AAACATGCCAAAGGGCAGGATCTCCTTAAGAAAGTATGTGATCACCTCAATCTTTTGGAAGAAGACTATTTTGGACTGGCCATATGGGATACCCCAACCTCCAAG ATCTGGATGGATGCTGCCAAAGAGATTAAAAGACAGGTTCATG GAGGCCCCTGGGATTTTACCTTTAATGTCAAGTTTTATCCTCCAGATCCAGCTCAGCTGACAGAGGATATAACAAG ATACTACTTGTGTCTGCAACTAAGGAAAGACATCATCAGCGGTCGACTTCCTTGCTCTTTTGCCACGTTAGCTTTGCTGGGTTCTTACACAATCCAGTCTGAGCTAGGAGACTACGACCCAGATCTCCATAGTGCAGATTATGTCACTGAATTCAAGCTGGCCCCAAACCAGACAAAGGATCTGGAAGACAAGGTTATGGAGCTACATAAAACATACAG atCTATGACTCCAGCTCAAGCTGATCTTGAGTTTCTTGAGAATGCCAAAAAGCTATCCATGTATGGAGTTGATCTTCATCAAGCCaag GACCTTGAAGGTGTGGATATCACTTTGGGCGTCTGTTCCAGCGGCCTCCTTGTCTACAAAGACAAATTGCGAATCAACCGTTTCCCTTGGCCTAAAGTATTGAAGATTTCGTACAAGCGCAGCAGCTTTTTTATCAAGATCCGGCCTGGCGAG CAAGAACAATACGAAAGCACAATTGGATTCAAGCTTCCTAGTTATCGGGCGGCAAAGAAACTCTGGAAGGTCTGTGTTGAGCATCACACATTTTTCAG GTTAACCTCCACCGAAGCCATTCCCAAGAGCAGGTTCCTGGTGCTGGGCTCCAAGTTCCGTTACAGCGGCCGGACACAAGCGCAGACGAGGCAAGCCAGCGCTCTGATTGACAGGCCCGCACCTCAGTTTGAGCGGACAGCAAGTAAGAGGGCCTCTCGAAGCCTCGATGGTG TAGCAGTGGTTACACCTGACCGAAGCCCACGCCCGACGTCTGCGCCAGCCATTGCTCAGAGTCACTTGGCTGAGCCAACGTCACCTCCTGTACCTGATAACAAGGAACCAGCAGTCACTAAACCTGAGAAGGAAACCACTAGGAAAGAAGTAAAAGTAGAAGAAGCTCCAGCAGAGAAATCAAAAGCAGAGTTAACCGAAGGAGTCCAG CAGCGtgcagaaaaagaggaagaaccaATAAGAATGAGGAAG AAAAGATCAAAGAGGCTAGATGGTGAAAACATTTATATAAGGCATAGCAATTTAATGTTGGAG GATCTAGATAAAACTCAAGAGGAGATAAAGAAGCACCATGCAAACATCAGTGAGCTGAAAAAGAACTTCATGGAATCTGTTCCTGAGCCTCGGCCAAGTGAATGGGACAAGCGCTTATCCACTCATTCTCCCTTCAGGACCCTTAACATCAATGGGCAGATTCCTTCAGGAGTAGAAGGA GTCAAGAAAGCCACATTTCAGTCCTATGAGAGAAAGGTTGGTGGGCCAGAG CACCCCAGCTACTTTTTCCCCGCAACCCATTACTTAGGGGTGTGCAAAGACCCTGTCCCCGAATATCAAACTAATAATAGAAAATTGACTCAACTGAACGAGC